The following proteins are co-located in the Rheinheimera salexigens genome:
- a CDS encoding DUF2802 domain-containing protein, whose protein sequence is MMMLWVVVLAQTILLIALLLGIYLMQRRSQRQLQQLQQQLSTLNQATALHTQLDHDIKELRSGIIGVGQRVISFESELSEQQQQLHQLMDKQQSLELADPDAKIYSRAMKMVELGAGLEEIIRECELPRAEAELLLSLHQTKSS, encoded by the coding sequence ATGATGATGCTATGGGTAGTTGTGCTGGCACAAACTATTTTACTAATTGCATTGCTATTAGGGATTTATCTAATGCAGCGTCGCAGTCAGCGACAGCTGCAACAATTGCAGCAGCAGCTGTCAACCTTAAACCAAGCCACGGCACTGCATACGCAACTTGATCATGACATAAAAGAATTACGCAGTGGTATTATCGGTGTTGGTCAGCGGGTAATCAGTTTTGAATCAGAGCTATCTGAGCAGCAACAACAACTGCATCAACTGATGGATAAGCAACAATCATTAGAGTTAGCGGATCCAGATGCTAAAATTTACAGTCGAGCAATGAAAATGGTTGAGCTGGGCGCGGGCTTGGAAGAAATTATTCGAGAGTGCGAACTGCCACGAGCCGAAGCTGAGTTATTATTAAGCCTGCATCAAACTAAATCCAGTTAG
- a CDS encoding chemotaxis protein CheW has translation MSTLTKQSNTKSTSADVVLQWVTFKLQEETYGINVMQVQEVLRYTEIAPVPGSPDYVIGIINLRGNVVTVIDTRTRFGLEPAELTDNSRIVIIEAEKQVIGILVDSVAEVVYLKQSDIDTAPNVGTDESARFIQGVTNREDELLILVDLNKLLSDEEWDEVGAI, from the coding sequence GTGAGTACACTAACTAAACAATCTAATACTAAAAGTACCAGCGCTGACGTGGTATTACAGTGGGTAACATTTAAACTGCAAGAAGAAACTTACGGTATTAATGTTATGCAGGTGCAAGAAGTGCTGCGTTACACTGAAATTGCTCCTGTACCAGGTTCACCGGACTATGTTATCGGTATTATTAACCTACGTGGCAATGTGGTTACAGTAATTGATACTCGCACCCGTTTTGGTTTAGAGCCGGCGGAATTAACCGATAATAGTCGCATTGTGATTATTGAGGCTGAAAAACAAGTGATTGGCATTTTAGTCGACAGCGTTGCTGAGGTGGTTTATTTGAAGCAATCAGATATCGACACCGCACCAAACGTTGGTACTGATGAAAGCGCTCGCTTTATTCAAGGTGTGACAAACCGTGAAGATGAGTTACTTATTTTAGTCGATTTAAACAAACTGCTCAGTGACGAAGAGTGGGATGAGGTAGGCGCAATCTAA
- a CDS encoding chemotaxis protein CheW: protein MSNLNASHKVMQHYLSALLTEEPVIKQTVSEKTPEADVLAKQQQQQLNALLAQASQKELLQVSLQNKLIEKTVAPVITNKQTANLLATQPEVINATVVIEKVTEKVTEKAAEKTLKKAPEKEYRKGRFQALFFQLAGLKIAVPLKELGGIHKLGHVNSLIGKPEWFKGVMLYREQKINIVDTARWVMPEKYDQQMQQQLDYQYVIMLANSNWGICCESLVNTFMLEQEDVQWRQVEGKRPWMAGVIKEHMCVLVDVDAMIDLLNRGLDITA from the coding sequence ATGAGCAATTTAAACGCTAGTCACAAGGTGATGCAACATTATCTGTCGGCGCTGTTAACCGAAGAGCCGGTAATCAAGCAGACTGTATCGGAAAAAACGCCAGAAGCAGATGTGCTTGCCAAGCAACAACAGCAACAATTAAATGCTTTATTAGCGCAAGCTAGCCAGAAAGAATTATTACAAGTAAGCCTACAAAATAAGCTGATTGAAAAAACAGTTGCTCCAGTAATAACTAACAAGCAAACTGCTAATTTACTGGCGACACAGCCAGAGGTAATTAACGCTACTGTTGTAATAGAGAAAGTAACAGAGAAAGTAACTGAGAAAGCAGCCGAGAAAACACTAAAAAAAGCACCAGAGAAAGAATACCGAAAAGGCCGTTTTCAAGCGTTGTTTTTCCAGTTAGCGGGTTTAAAAATCGCGGTACCGTTAAAGGAACTCGGGGGTATTCATAAGCTTGGCCATGTAAATAGCTTGATTGGTAAACCAGAGTGGTTTAAAGGTGTTATGCTGTATCGCGAGCAAAAAATTAATATTGTTGATACCGCGCGCTGGGTAATGCCAGAGAAGTATGATCAACAAATGCAGCAACAGTTAGATTATCAATATGTCATAATGCTGGCGAATAGTAATTGGGGTATTTGCTGCGAATCATTAGTGAATACCTTTATGTTAGAACAAGAAGATGTGCAATGGCGCCAAGTTGAAGGCAAACGCCCTTGGATGGCTGGTGTGATTAAAGAACATATGTGTGTGCTAGTTGATGTTGATGCGATGATTGATTTGCTAAATCGTGGTTTAGATATTACAGCCTAA
- a CDS encoding ParA family protein, with amino-acid sequence MVIWTVANQKGGVGKTTTAVSLAGLLAERGHRVLLVDTDPHASLTYYFGIDAEDLEVSVYDIFIRGNEATAEQILQSLCPSGVKNLDILPSSMALSTLDRSLGTRGGMGLMLKKALLKVEHEYDYVLIDCPPVMGVLMVNAIAACDRLVIPVQTEFLALKGLERMIATIKLMSTSQKKNYPYTIVATMYDKRTKASLEAYKELKQTYQDKVWSAVVPIDTKFRDASLANTPPNVHAPSSRGVFAYNTLLTYLLQLTPEY; translated from the coding sequence ATGGTAATCTGGACAGTAGCGAATCAAAAAGGTGGCGTAGGTAAAACGACAACTGCAGTTAGTTTAGCCGGTTTACTTGCCGAGCGAGGCCATAGAGTATTGCTAGTGGATACCGACCCTCATGCGTCTTTAACCTATTATTTTGGTATTGATGCGGAAGATCTAGAAGTTAGTGTGTACGATATTTTTATTCGTGGCAACGAGGCTACTGCCGAACAAATTTTGCAGTCGTTATGCCCAAGCGGGGTAAAAAACCTAGATATATTACCGTCTTCAATGGCACTTTCTACCTTGGATCGCTCTTTAGGTACCCGTGGCGGTATGGGCTTAATGTTAAAAAAAGCCCTGCTAAAAGTAGAACATGAATATGACTATGTATTAATAGATTGCCCTCCGGTGATGGGGGTACTGATGGTTAATGCCATAGCAGCATGCGATAGGTTAGTTATTCCGGTTCAAACTGAGTTTTTGGCTTTAAAAGGCCTAGAGCGAATGATCGCTACCATAAAGCTTATGTCTACCTCGCAGAAAAAAAACTATCCTTATACTATAGTTGCCACTATGTATGATAAAAGAACAAAAGCTTCGTTAGAAGCCTACAAAGAATTAAAACAAACCTATCAAGATAAAGTCTGGTCGGCTGTAGTGCCAATTGATACTAAGTTTCGTGATGCGAGTTTGGCCAATACACCGCCGAATGTTCATGCCCCATCGTCCAGAGGTGTGTTTGCATATAATACGTTACTGACCTATTTGTTGCAGTTAACGCCGGAGTATTGA
- a CDS encoding flagellar motor protein MotB, with protein sequence MYRHRSRHQQQPDQQVDRWLVSYADFMTLLFALFVVLYAMSIIKEEQYSVLEQSLTRLFVKPISSETGLTSKGVLTDNGPQSELALYGTSLQPAKGPTLLADASILSDIDDKNLGSPLQSVEQHLVKALDSLIEQGLTKIQRDGNWLTIELNSGLLFASGSATATDSAATLLTEITKIINPINNYIRVRGYTDNRPINNELFASNWQLSASRAASVLRLLERLGTTPARMAIEGFGQYYPFASNNNAQGRAENRKVVIAISRYGYQQAEAPPVNLAAETELQQKLEQVTQDDGSIKIIALPGGGIRITTRQPAANEQGQ encoded by the coding sequence ATGTATCGGCATCGGAGTAGACATCAGCAGCAACCAGATCAGCAAGTCGATCGCTGGCTAGTCTCTTATGCCGACTTTATGACCTTATTGTTTGCGCTGTTTGTTGTGCTGTACGCTATGTCTATTATCAAAGAAGAACAATATAGCGTGTTAGAGCAAAGCTTAACCCGCTTATTTGTTAAGCCTATTAGCTCTGAAACCGGGCTTACCAGTAAAGGGGTATTAACTGATAATGGGCCACAAAGTGAATTAGCATTGTACGGCACGTCATTACAGCCGGCAAAAGGGCCAACCTTATTAGCGGATGCCAGTATCTTATCTGACATTGATGATAAAAATTTAGGCAGTCCATTACAGTCGGTAGAGCAGCACTTAGTTAAAGCCTTAGACAGCTTAATTGAGCAAGGTTTAACCAAAATACAACGTGATGGAAATTGGCTAACCATTGAATTAAATAGCGGCTTATTATTTGCCAGCGGCAGTGCAACTGCTACAGATTCAGCAGCGACCTTATTAACAGAAATTACCAAGATTATTAATCCGATTAATAATTATATTCGAGTGCGTGGCTATACTGATAATCGGCCGATTAATAACGAACTATTTGCATCCAACTGGCAGTTATCTGCCAGTCGCGCCGCTTCTGTGCTGCGACTATTAGAGCGATTAGGCACTACGCCTGCCAGAATGGCGATTGAAGGTTTTGGCCAATATTATCCCTTCGCCAGTAATAATAATGCCCAAGGCCGAGCTGAAAACCGTAAAGTGGTGATAGCTATTTCTCGCTATGGTTATCAACAAGCAGAAGCGCCGCCAGTAAACTTAGCAGCAGAAACTGAGTTGCAACAAAAACTAGAACAAGTCACTCAAGATGATGGCAGTATTAAAATAATTGCCTTACCAGGTGGTGGTATTCGTATTACGACACGACAACCCGCTGCGAATGAGCAAGGACAATAA
- a CDS encoding flagellar motor protein has protein sequence MDKLAIAGFFLAVIAVAGGFVMEGGSLTTLLHLPAFFIVAGGTVGAVMLQTPSAQFQQGLKMLPWVFHSEQIPLQHTAQRIVNWGTAARGNGFLALEDDALSEQDEFLHRGLNMLVDGVEPGVLQDTLDAELSLEHERLMRGARIFDAMGGYSPTIGIIGAVLGLIQALANISEPQLLGMGIATAFVATIYGVGFANFFFLPVGNKLKNLVEQRTLYHELIVEGLVSIAHGENPYNIERKLAAYRLE, from the coding sequence ATGGATAAACTTGCGATAGCCGGTTTTTTTCTGGCAGTGATTGCCGTGGCTGGCGGCTTTGTTATGGAAGGGGGCAGTTTAACCACTTTACTGCACTTGCCTGCATTCTTTATTGTGGCTGGCGGAACGGTTGGTGCAGTAATGTTGCAAACACCCTCTGCGCAATTTCAGCAAGGTTTGAAAATGCTGCCTTGGGTATTTCATTCTGAACAAATTCCATTACAACATACGGCACAACGCATTGTGAACTGGGGTACAGCAGCGAGAGGCAATGGCTTTTTAGCCCTCGAAGACGATGCGTTATCTGAGCAAGATGAGTTTTTGCATCGTGGCTTAAATATGTTAGTGGACGGTGTTGAACCGGGTGTGTTGCAAGATACCCTAGACGCTGAATTAAGCTTAGAGCACGAGCGCTTAATGCGCGGTGCCAGAATATTTGATGCTATGGGCGGATATAGCCCTACTATAGGTATTATTGGCGCGGTATTGGGGCTTATTCAAGCTTTAGCTAATATTTCCGAGCCACAATTATTAGGTATGGGTATAGCAACGGCCTTTGTTGCCACCATTTATGGTGTTGGTTTTGCTAACTTTTTCTTTTTGCCTGTTGGTAATAAGTTAAAAAATTTAGTTGAACAGCGTACGCTATATCATGAGTTAATTGTGGAAGGTTTAGTGTCTATCGCCCACGGTGAAAACCCCTACAATATTGAACGTAAGCTGGCCGCTTACCGGCTGGAGTAA
- a CDS encoding protein-glutamate methylesterase/protein-glutamine glutaminase, producing the protein MTIRVLVVDDSSFFRRRLTEILAIDPAIEVIDTAVNGREAVEKAKALQPDVITMDVEMPVLDGISAVREIMQSQRTPILMFSSLTHEGAKATFDALEAGAVDFLPKKFEDIARNKDEAGQVLRDRVKAVARRRPLGRATFNTVAPRTELTKPSVTSPMTSSLSARSTTVKPESLQRPQLSQRLAATSSNKTFQASGKQYKLVAIGTSTGGPVALQRIITALPADFPLPIVLIQHMPAAFTGAFAQRLNGLAKIKVKEAEEGDVLQPGVAYLAPGGKQMLLEGSPSQARLRIREDDSPRITFKPSVDITFATAARVYADKVLAIVLTGMGADGREGARILKQQGAQIWAQDEASCVVYGMPQAIAQAGLMDAEISLNDVAARLLVELKHG; encoded by the coding sequence ATGACTATCCGGGTCTTAGTTGTTGATGATTCAAGTTTCTTTCGCCGTAGGCTGACAGAAATTCTGGCGATAGATCCCGCGATTGAAGTGATAGATACTGCCGTAAATGGCCGCGAGGCGGTGGAAAAAGCTAAAGCATTACAACCTGATGTTATTACTATGGATGTAGAAATGCCGGTATTAGATGGTATTTCTGCCGTGCGCGAGATCATGCAATCGCAACGTACACCGATTTTAATGTTTTCATCATTAACCCATGAAGGCGCTAAGGCTACTTTTGATGCCCTAGAAGCTGGTGCGGTCGATTTTTTACCGAAAAAATTTGAAGATATTGCTCGTAATAAAGATGAAGCCGGTCAAGTATTACGCGATAGAGTAAAAGCGGTTGCGCGCAGAAGGCCCTTAGGTCGTGCCACTTTTAATACGGTAGCGCCGCGCACAGAGTTAACTAAACCCTCAGTTACCAGCCCTATGACGTCGAGTCTTAGTGCGCGATCTACAACGGTAAAGCCAGAAAGTTTGCAGCGACCTCAGTTAAGCCAGCGCTTAGCTGCTACGTCCAGTAACAAAACCTTTCAAGCTAGCGGAAAGCAATATAAGTTAGTGGCTATTGGTACTTCTACCGGCGGCCCCGTTGCTTTACAACGTATTATCACAGCCCTGCCTGCAGATTTCCCGTTACCCATAGTGTTAATTCAACATATGCCAGCTGCTTTTACTGGCGCTTTTGCTCAGCGCTTAAATGGCTTAGCCAAGATAAAGGTTAAAGAGGCAGAAGAGGGTGATGTTCTGCAACCCGGCGTAGCTTATTTAGCGCCTGGCGGTAAACAAATGTTGCTAGAAGGCTCGCCAAGCCAAGCTCGTTTAAGAATAAGAGAAGATGATTCGCCTAGAATTACCTTTAAACCTAGTGTGGATATTACCTTTGCTACCGCTGCTAGAGTTTATGCCGATAAAGTATTAGCCATAGTATTAACGGGCATGGGAGCAGATGGCCGCGAAGGGGCCAGAATATTAAAGCAACAAGGCGCACAAATTTGGGCACAAGATGAAGCAAGCTGTGTTGTTTATGGCATGCCACAAGCTATTGCTCAAGCAGGTTTGATGGATGCTGAAATTAGCTTAAATGATGTTGCGGCACGTCTACTGGTGGAGCTTAAACATGGATAA
- a CDS encoding chemotaxis protein CheA, translating to MSFDMDEDILQDFLVEAGEILELLQEQLVELENNPDDANLLNAIFRGFHTVKGGAGFLALTELVDACHGAENVFDILRTGKRRVTSELMDVILQALDSINAMFVAVINRQPLTPAPAELLHALHIYSEPESANQAAPLASSKENVAVESVVTQVATDAGDSGIDDMTEEEFERILDELHGTKSAGSIDEAAALSSDTGDITDNEFEAILDQLHGKGSFIPDTAVSGTDFAVSNDSSSNEIDDDEFEALLDQLHGKGKAPTAADKPAVAKPAKVVPAPAASNATKPDEIDDDEFEALLDQLHGKGKAPTDVDKPAANIPSVSNQAGSQSSTPNVSPAIPAAPKPAEAKSSSTDAAINAPATDKAAPTQQVQTETTVRVDTKRLDQIMNMVGELVLVRNRLLSLAGTVSDEEMGKAIANLDVVTGDIQGAVMKTRMQPIKKVFGRFPRVVRDMARSLKKDIELILEGEDTDLDKNLVEALADPLVHLVRNSVDHGIEMPEVRQQAGKKRVGTVKLAAEQAGDHILLTIQDDGAGMDPEKLKSIAIKRGILDVDAAARMSDNDAFNLIFAPGFSTKEQISDISGRGVGMDVVKTKITQLNGSVQIHSKLGQGTLLEIKVPLTLAILPTLMVMVGKQTFALPLAGVSEIFHLDLNKTNVVDGQLTIVVRNKAIPLFFLEHWLVKGSEKKRRREQGHVVIVQIGTQQVGFVVDALIGQEEVVIKPLDRLLQGTPGMAGATITSDGGIALILDVPNLLKHYAKKSKIKFERFSSGRGE from the coding sequence ATGAGCTTTGATATGGATGAGGATATTTTACAGGACTTCCTAGTCGAAGCTGGTGAGATACTTGAGTTGCTACAAGAACAACTGGTTGAGTTAGAAAACAACCCCGACGACGCTAATTTATTAAATGCCATATTTCGCGGTTTTCATACCGTAAAAGGTGGCGCAGGCTTTTTAGCCTTAACGGAATTAGTTGATGCCTGCCACGGTGCTGAAAACGTTTTCGATATTTTACGTACCGGTAAACGTCGTGTCACGTCAGAATTAATGGATGTAATACTACAAGCCTTAGATAGTATTAATGCCATGTTTGTGGCGGTAATAAACCGCCAGCCTTTAACTCCCGCTCCAGCAGAATTACTGCATGCATTGCACATTTATAGTGAGCCTGAATCAGCAAACCAAGCTGCGCCTTTAGCAAGCTCGAAAGAAAATGTTGCAGTTGAATCAGTGGTTACCCAAGTTGCTACTGATGCTGGCGACAGTGGCATTGATGATATGACTGAAGAAGAATTCGAGCGCATTTTAGATGAGTTACACGGTACAAAATCCGCTGGATCAATTGATGAAGCTGCAGCATTAAGCTCAGACACCGGTGATATCACGGATAATGAATTTGAAGCGATTTTAGACCAGTTGCATGGTAAAGGCTCATTTATTCCTGATACTGCTGTTAGTGGTACTGATTTTGCCGTTAGTAATGATAGTTCGTCTAATGAAATAGATGATGATGAGTTTGAAGCGTTACTGGATCAACTGCATGGTAAAGGCAAAGCGCCAACAGCAGCTGATAAACCAGCAGTGGCTAAACCGGCTAAAGTAGTGCCAGCGCCTGCTGCAAGTAACGCAACCAAGCCTGACGAAATTGATGATGATGAATTTGAAGCGCTGTTAGATCAGCTGCATGGCAAAGGTAAAGCGCCTACAGATGTAGATAAGCCAGCTGCAAATATACCTTCAGTAAGTAACCAGGCTGGCTCACAGTCTTCTACACCCAATGTAAGCCCAGCTATACCAGCGGCACCTAAGCCAGCTGAAGCCAAATCGAGCTCAACTGATGCAGCAATAAACGCTCCTGCTACAGATAAAGCGGCACCGACCCAGCAAGTACAAACCGAAACTACCGTCAGAGTTGATACTAAACGCTTAGACCAGATCATGAATATGGTCGGAGAGTTAGTGCTGGTGCGTAATCGGTTATTAAGTTTGGCTGGCACGGTAAGCGATGAAGAGATGGGTAAAGCCATTGCCAATTTAGATGTGGTAACCGGAGATATTCAAGGTGCGGTAATGAAAACCCGGATGCAACCGATTAAAAAGGTATTCGGTCGATTCCCTCGCGTAGTAAGAGATATGGCGCGATCGTTGAAAAAAGATATTGAGTTAATTTTAGAAGGTGAAGACACCGACTTAGATAAAAACTTGGTAGAAGCTTTAGCCGATCCTCTAGTGCATTTAGTACGTAACTCGGTTGATCATGGTATTGAAATGCCAGAAGTGCGGCAACAAGCCGGTAAAAAACGGGTTGGTACGGTTAAGCTGGCAGCTGAACAGGCAGGCGACCATATTCTATTAACCATCCAAGACGATGGTGCGGGTATGGACCCGGAAAAACTGAAATCTATTGCCATAAAGCGCGGCATTTTAGATGTTGATGCTGCGGCACGTATGTCTGATAACGATGCATTTAATTTAATTTTTGCTCCTGGTTTCTCCACTAAAGAACAGATCTCTGATATTTCTGGTCGTGGTGTGGGTATGGATGTGGTTAAAACCAAAATTACCCAACTTAATGGCTCGGTGCAAATTCATTCAAAATTAGGTCAAGGCACCTTATTAGAAATTAAAGTGCCATTAACCTTAGCCATATTACCCACGTTAATGGTGATGGTAGGCAAGCAAACTTTCGCCTTACCTTTAGCCGGTGTTAGTGAAATTTTCCATTTGGATTTAAATAAAACTAATGTCGTTGATGGTCAATTAACCATAGTGGTGCGCAATAAAGCCATTCCGTTATTTTTCCTCGAACATTGGTTAGTTAAAGGCTCTGAGAAAAAACGTCGTCGGGAACAAGGCCATGTGGTGATTGTGCAAATTGGTACTCAACAAGTAGGCTTTGTGGTTGACGCATTGATTGGTCAAGAAGAAGTAGTGATTAAGCCGCTAGATCGCTTATTACAGGGCACTCCGGGTATGGCAGGTGCAACTATTACTTCTGATGGCGGTATTGCATTGATATTAGATGTACCTAACTTACTTAAACATTACGCTAAAAAATCAAAAATTAAGTTTGAGCGATTCAGCAGCGGCCGAGGTGAATAG
- a CDS encoding protein phosphatase CheZ, producing MTIITEPVISLQQARQLVELLETEQYESANQLVQQLALPDSSELFAEVGKLTRQLHSSLESFHLDPSLNNLLEEDIPDAKKRLAHVIGMTEQAANRTMDAVESCLPIADHISQQLALIQPQWQRLMQRQLPLDEFKSMCHNVDGFLLQANIDSKTLNSLLTDVLMAQDYQDLTGQILSRVIELVREVEEGLIGLLTAFNKSETASSLAPTKNKKVKARDAEGPILDAAEREDVVTGQDDVDDLLSSLGF from the coding sequence ATGACGATAATAACGGAGCCCGTGATTTCGTTACAGCAAGCTCGCCAGTTAGTTGAGTTATTAGAAACAGAGCAATATGAATCTGCTAATCAATTAGTACAACAGCTAGCGCTGCCCGATAGCTCTGAGTTATTTGCTGAAGTAGGTAAGTTAACCCGGCAATTACATAGCTCATTAGAAAGCTTTCATCTTGACCCTTCTTTAAATAATTTACTTGAAGAAGATATTCCCGATGCTAAAAAACGCTTAGCGCATGTTATTGGCATGACGGAGCAAGCAGCTAATCGGACGATGGATGCGGTAGAGTCTTGTTTACCGATAGCTGATCATATTTCCCAACAATTAGCCCTTATTCAACCGCAGTGGCAACGCCTTATGCAGCGCCAATTGCCGTTAGATGAATTTAAAAGCATGTGTCATAACGTAGATGGTTTTTTGTTGCAAGCCAATATCGATTCTAAAACCCTCAATAGCTTACTGACAGATGTATTGATGGCGCAAGATTATCAAGATCTTACCGGACAGATTCTAAGTCGTGTTATTGAATTAGTTCGCGAAGTTGAAGAAGGTTTAATTGGTTTATTAACAGCATTTAATAAGTCAGAAACTGCATCATCCTTAGCACCAACAAAAAATAAAAAAGTTAAAGCAAGAGATGCAGAAGGGCCAATCTTAGACGCCGCAGAGCGTGAAGATGTGGTAACAGGGCAGGATGATGTTGATGACCTGCTTTCTAGTTTAGGCTTTTAA
- the cheY gene encoding chemotaxis response regulator CheY, with the protein MKILVVDDFSTMRRIIKNLLRDLGFTNVSEADDGSTALPMLQNTAFDFVVTDWNMPGMQGIDLLRAIRADAKLKHIPVLMVTAEAKKEQIIAAAQAGVNGYIVKPFTAATLQEKLAKVFERLG; encoded by the coding sequence ATGAAAATTCTTGTGGTAGATGACTTTTCTACTATGAGACGAATAATAAAAAATCTGTTACGTGATCTTGGCTTTACTAACGTTTCTGAAGCGGATGACGGCAGCACTGCTTTACCTATGCTGCAAAATACTGCATTTGATTTTGTAGTAACCGATTGGAATATGCCAGGTATGCAAGGTATCGATTTGCTTCGAGCTATTCGTGCTGATGCTAAGCTAAAGCACATTCCAGTATTAATGGTTACAGCAGAAGCTAAAAAAGAACAAATTATTGCCGCTGCACAAGCGGGGGTAAACGGTTACATTGTGAAGCCATTTACCGCGGCTACGTTACAAGAAAAACTAGCAAAAGTCTTTGAGCGCTTAGGCTAA
- a CDS encoding RNA polymerase sigma factor FliA — protein MNSKLAAYGGVDRMQQLIEQHTTLVKRIAYHLLARLPASVLVDDLIQSGMIGLIEAAKNFDGSKGASFETFAGIRIRGAMLDEMRRGDWTPRSVHRNARLFAETIAELETLHGRDIKDFEVAEKLNISLDEYHHILSDISSGRIIGIEDLGVSEDVIVSSDDTDNDTLFDIQANSAFQQDLVSTISKLPEREALVLSLYYNEELNLKEIGAVLDVSESRVSQIHSQALIRLKARMQDWV, from the coding sequence GTGAATAGTAAATTAGCCGCTTACGGCGGTGTTGATCGTATGCAACAACTGATAGAGCAGCATACGACGCTAGTGAAGCGTATAGCCTATCATTTGTTAGCTCGGTTACCTGCCAGTGTGCTAGTAGATGATTTAATTCAATCCGGTATGATAGGCTTAATTGAAGCCGCAAAGAATTTTGATGGCAGCAAAGGCGCCAGTTTTGAAACCTTTGCCGGCATTCGCATCCGTGGCGCAATGTTAGATGAAATGCGCCGTGGTGACTGGACGCCTCGCTCAGTGCATCGCAATGCCCGCTTATTTGCTGAAACGATTGCCGAATTAGAAACCCTACATGGTCGGGATATTAAAGATTTTGAAGTAGCCGAAAAGCTAAATATTTCTTTAGATGAGTATCATCATATACTTAGTGATATTAGCAGTGGTAGAATTATCGGCATTGAAGATCTTGGTGTGTCTGAAGATGTCATTGTGAGTAGCGATGATACGGATAATGATACTTTATTTGATATTCAAGCCAATAGCGCATTTCAACAAGATTTAGTGTCTACTATTAGTAAGTTACCTGAGCGTGAAGCTTTGGTATTATCTTTATATTATAATGAAGAACTAAATTTAAAAGAAATTGGTGCGGTATTAGATGTAAGCGAATCACGCGTGAGTCAAATACATAGCCAAGCCCTTATTAGATTAAAAGCCAGAATGCAAGACTGGGTATAA
- a CDS encoding MinD/ParA family protein, with the protein MHNHDNFDDQANGLRRMNKQMVKVISISGGKGGVGKTNVSLNLAMALAQLGKSVMVLDADLGLANCDVMLGLRVEKNLSHVLSGEVSLDDIIIEGPFGIKIIPASSGSQSMTELAPAEHAGLIRAFGEMQTAVDVLLVDTAAGISDMVLSFSRASQDVLVVVCDEPSSITDAYALMKILSRDHGVDRFKIVANMVRSVKEGQELFAKLTRVTDRFLDVNLELVATIPYDENVRKAARKQKAFIDVFPKTAASMAIKSLALKAAKWPLPDMASGHLEFFLEQLIDAHPERGVL; encoded by the coding sequence ATGCATAATCATGACAATTTTGATGATCAAGCTAATGGTCTTAGAAGAATGAATAAACAGATGGTAAAAGTTATTTCGATTAGTGGCGGTAAAGGCGGCGTAGGTAAAACTAACGTGTCGCTTAACCTTGCTATGGCTTTAGCCCAATTGGGTAAAAGCGTTATGGTGCTAGATGCCGACTTAGGCTTAGCAAACTGTGATGTGATGCTTGGTTTACGGGTAGAAAAAAACTTATCTCACGTTCTATCAGGCGAAGTTTCGCTTGATGATATTATTATCGAAGGCCCGTTTGGTATAAAAATTATACCGGCGTCTTCAGGTTCACAAAGCATGACAGAATTAGCCCCCGCAGAGCATGCTGGTTTAATTCGTGCTTTTGGTGAAATGCAAACGGCTGTCGATGTGTTGTTGGTTGATACCGCTGCGGGTATTTCTGATATGGTTTTAAGCTTTTCGCGAGCCTCTCAAGATGTGTTAGTTGTGGTGTGTGATGAACCTTCATCCATTACTGATGCTTATGCCTTAATGAAAATACTTAGCCGAGATCACGGCGTAGACAGATTTAAAATTGTGGCCAATATGGTGCGCAGTGTTAAAGAAGGCCAAGAACTATTTGCTAAATTAACCCGAGTGACTGACCGGTTTTTAGATGTGAATCTGGAATTAGTGGCAACCATACCTTATGATGAAAACGTGCGAAAAGCGGCGCGTAAACAAAAAGCCTTTATTGATGTTTTTCCTAAAACAGCCGCGAGCATGGCCATTAAAAGTTTAGCCCTAAAAGCCGCTAAGTGGCCGTTACCTGATATGGCATCGGGGCACTTAGAGTTTTTCTTAGAGCAGTTAATTGACGCTCATCCGGAACGAGGCGTGCTGTGA